In the genome of Arabidopsis thaliana chromosome 4, partial sequence, the window ACAAAGACATGAGAGTTAAAACCCCGCTAACTGAGTGGTGTAGATCTTTTACTTACGAAGAACATATGTATGCACTTGCGATCAAATAAGTCTAACTGGCATTGGAGTAAAAGCATTCACCTGCTGCATGGTGTTCTCTGAAAGCCACTTGTTGTCCCACAACTTGTTGAAAATTGCTTGGCACACCTCAGTCTGTTCTGGAGTTGAAGTTCGCCCAAACTTGTCAAAACTTATACCAAACCAGTCATAAACTTCTTTATGAATGGCATGGTACCTTAATccccaacaacaaaaacaaaagaaaagatggtAAGCAGTATAAATGACTAAGGTCCAGACTTCTCTGATCTAGAAATTAAGATTCAGAATCCTTGTCAAGATACAAATCCCATAAACCTACACATTGCAAATCcgctgataaaaaaaaacacttcaaGACAAGTCTAAATCCCATAAACCTTCATAACAGACAAATTCTATCTACTTTTAGGCAGTAGATGCTGACAaactgaaacagaaaaaaagaaatcaagataCATTACTTGTCACAGATTTCCTTGGGGGTGCAATTCTCCTCCAAAGCTTTGGTCTCAGTTGCAGTCCCATATTCATCGGTTCCACATATGTAAATCGCATTATAGCCACGGAGACGACAGTATCTAGCATACACATCAGCGCTCAGAACAcctataagaaaacaaaaacattccaTAAACTCAAAAAGAACCTGGAAATAGCAATCCTCGCACactcaagaagaaaatcatCCTTATCAGTCGTGTGTCACACACTAGTCCACACAATGTTTGCATTTCCGTAGATTAATCAGTACTAAAATATTGCaacagattttgaaaaatgaaacgCAAAATTAGATTACGATGACAATTTCAAAGCTAAATTGATTTCTGCATCTGGTTCTAGAACAGAAATTCATAAACGAACACACGCGATTACATGTATTAGcagagaagacgaagacatGAAATGATACAGAtaaagagaggagagattCAAATTACATCCGATGATGTTTCCGAGATGAGGAACGTTGTTGACGTAAGGCAAAGCACTGGTGATTAGTATATTTCTCTTTCCAGGGATCGGTAACTTGGGGCTGCTCTTGCCGTCGTCTTCCATGGCGAAAACAACAAGACCACAAAgctaattagggttttcgcGAAGAGTCAGAGACAGAGGAGAAAGACGAATCAGAGAAGCTGAGAAAAGAGAAGCTCTTTAGCTGATGGTAAACCTAAGTAACGGCGGCCTCAGATAGATCCGGTTAAGTTTAGACCAGACAGAAAGTTGGTCACTTTCCGGTTTGATAACTGAATTGCATTTGCAAGATATTGATCTTACTGGTATGGATGGAATTAAACCGGAATCTAAATAGCTTTACTATAGTTTAGTGAATTATTAAACTTTTGTGAAACTAAAGTAAAGTGACTATATTAATTAGGAAATtaccattaacaaaaaaaaaaaatacaacatgACCACGTCCTATATTACATGGAAACTTTCTcctaaatcattttcttttgttttacaacATGACCACGTCCTATAGAAACTCTTTGCTAGGTGACTAGGTCTATCTTTTATGttaaacaaaacagatttACCACGTCTATCAGCCCAAACTTGAAGCGAACTTTTTTCATATTGTTggacttcttcatctttctgttattatatcatttcacaacatatatttcaaatgCTACATATGGATAACACTATGGTTAAAATAAGAGAGTTATGTACCAATTCTCTAAACAACGGTTGAAGAATATCTATCATATGACTAAGAGGCAGAATCTTCCAAGGTATACTTGTCAGAGAGGGAAAAATGTGGAGGcaaatttaattgtttaattatttaccTACAAATTGCAATAGAGTAATCATGTCTATAATCACAAGCTAACATTTGACAACATGTCAAAGAAGTGTTTAAAGGCACTCGTTAGTGGTAAGATTctttgtataatttatttcgtataaaacaaaattataggaatatttatgttaaatctctataaatatgataaatcatatcattttcttcatcgTTAAAACTTCATCTctagtagatttttttttaatgattaaaCTTCACACAAAGATTTCGACACAGAGAACGATGATTTTagtaacatttttaaataataacaccaaagtttaaaaaaaacttttttaaaaaaaatctcatgaTTGAATAACATTAGACATTACAAatgttgttttactttttagcGGTTTGAAATATATTCTTTAGCgggtttgtttgtatttccGATTTGGCTAAACTCAGAGAGTATAACTAGCCTTGATGAAAATACTAAAGTGGAGAGcctataataatatttaagcCTTTCGTGGCTGATAAATGGAGTTACGGACTAAGTAAATATAGAAAACGAAAGCAAAAGATGTTCGTTGAATTATTCTTCTCATCAGTATGTATATAAAAGTATAGTATGTACAATGtgtattttcttctataaataaGAGAATGTAAAAAAGACTTTAATTATTGTATGGGATTAACGAATCTGAGAAGTgacagtgaagaagaaagcttcgTCGCATGGTAAACTCAAACCGCCCGTTGGATGATTAAAACCgaactcttcttctgctttccTAAGCAAAGCTTGGAAAGATGGCTTGTTCAAGTAACAAACCGGAACAAgatatctcttcttcttcagattttcTCCAACATACACAGCAAAGAACCCTTTAGGCGTTGATAATGATTCCGTAGTAAAAGACCGGCGAATGATATGCTTGGTAGCGAAAAAACTCCTTAAGAAAGCCATTTCGAgtattagaaagaaaaaaaaactttgaattaaTGGCTAAAGTTAAGATATCTTGATCTTGTTTGATGATAAGAGAAGCTTTGAGTTTGGTTTATGAGCCAAAGGGAAATGtgggtctatatatattggtgGAGTTAGaaaggttttattgaaaataatatgtCTACGAATTGTGAGTGCGACCTACAAGGACATGGTTTTGACAAACAGATTAGTTAAAGCGTTTGGATTTTAGGAAGATGTAGTTTAATAAATGTTGGGGTGTTGAGAAAAAATGAGTGTCCTACATGCATGTGGCCAATGGCTACATTAGTTCTGTCTTCAGCTGCTATTGTCAAGACAccga includes:
- a CDS encoding SAUR-like auxin-responsive protein family (SAUR-like auxin-responsive protein family; CONTAINS InterPro DOMAIN/s: Auxin responsive SAUR protein (InterPro:IPR003676); BEST Arabidopsis thaliana protein match is: SAUR-like auxin-responsive protein family (TAIR:AT4G38850.1); Has 1202 Blast hits to 1187 proteins in 28 species: Archae - 0; Bacteria - 0; Metazoa - 0; Fungi - 0; Plants - 1201; Viruses - 0; Other Eukaryotes - 1 (source: NCBI BLink).), with amino-acid sequence MAFLRSFFATKHIIRRSFTTESLSTPKGFFAVYVGENLKKKRYLVPVCYLNKPSFQALLRKAEEEFGFNHPTGGLSLPCDEAFFFTVTSQIR